Part of the Deltaproteobacteria bacterium genome is shown below.
TGGCCACCATCTCGCCGCCCTTCGGCCTGTCGCTGTTCGTCATGAAGGGCATCGCCTCGCCCGGCACCACCATGGGCGACATCTACCGGGCCGCCCTCCCCTTCGTCGGCCTGAACCTGCTGGTGATGGCGCTGATGATCCTCTTTCCGGCCCTGGTGCTGTGGCTGCCGGGGCTGATGAACTGACTTCCCCTCGGTCCCTCCGCAACTCCTCGCAACATTTTCGCACGCCGGCGCTAAAGTCTCCCGCCTTCCGGACGATTTCCCTTACAGGAGCCGGGAACGTGGTGGACCCGGCATGGTCGGACGGTTTTGCGCAAAGAGGAGGTGCAACCATGCGCACAGGTTTGGAACACATTTGGCGCCGGGTGTTCGCGACGGCGATATTCGGCTTGGTGCTGGGCACGGGGTATCCCGCATGGGGTCAGACCGTGTTCATCAACGAGGTCCACTACGACAACGCGGGCGCCGACGCGGAGGAAAGGCTGGAGATCGCCGGTCCCGCGGGCACCGACATGAACGGCTGGAAGCTGGTGCTCTACAACGGCAAGAACGGGCGGCCGTACCGCACGGTTTCCCTCGAAGGAGCGATCCCGGACCAGCAAGGGGGCTACGGCACCCTGTCGTTCTCCGTGAACCGCATCGAGAACGGCTCCCCGGACGGAGTCGCCCTGGTCAACCCGGCCGGCGAGGTGATCCACTTCATGAGCTACGAGGGCGGCTTTACCGCCACCGCCGGACCGGCGGAGGGCCTTGCCGCCAAGGACATCGGCGTGCGCGAGTCCAGTTCCACGCAGATGGGCCACTCCCTGCAGCTCAGAGGGTCGGGCCATTCCCTGGCCGACTTCACCTGGCACGGGCCCGGACAGGCCACACCCGGCCTGGTGAACGCCGACCAGAACTTCGCCGCCCCTCCGGGCGAAACCACCGATGGCGGCCACAACGGCGCCGCGCCCGTGGAGGTCGTGAAGGAAAGCCGGTGATTCGAGGGTCCAAAGTCAGGCCTCCCGCCTCAAGCGGGAAGCCTGACTCCCTCGTGCCGCGCGGAATGGATTGCGACAGGCCCGATCCCGGCGGAATGCCGCCATACGTGTCGGTCCGCGAGAAAACTGTTGACTAGGCAACCGCCTGTGGCTAACAATCATTCAGATGTGAGCGCGGACGACGTATCGTGCCCGCGGCACGAATCGACGAAAGGACAGGCAAGGACCCATGGCAAAGTTTCGCATACAGCCGCACGGCAGGCTCCAGGAATGGGTGGCGGAGGAGTTGGGTTACTTCAAGGACGAGGGACTGGACTACGAGTTCGTCTTCGGCATCGTTGGCCAGCAGTCCGAGAAGCCCAAGGAAGTTCGTCACGGCGCCCTCGAGGACATGAAGGACGGACGCGCCTGCGAAGTCAGCTCGGCTTGTCACTGGATGGTCAACGTGGCGGCCACCGGACAGCACGGCCGCATGTGGGGACACGCCTACTCGGTGACGCCCTCGGGCATCTTCGTGCCGCCCGAGTCCGAAATCCGCAAGCCCAGGGACCTCGCCAACGTCGACATCGCCGTGGGTTATCACTCGGGCAGCCACTTCTCGGCGCTGCAGGCGCTCGAGCCGATCCTCGACGATTCCGAGGTCAAGCTGCAGTTCGCCGGCCGTCCGCTGGACCGCATGGCACGGCTGCTGGAACGGGACGTTCCCGCGGGCAACGTCTTCGGCGCACCGATGTACGTGCTGGAGCAGCAGGGGTTCCGCAAGATCGTCGACACGACGTTCATGATCGGCTTCCTGCTCGAGCCGGACTCCGACGAAGAGGACGCAAGGAAGTACTTCAACGCGTTGCAGCGCGCCCAACGCGACATCGACATGGAGCCGGAGCGCTTCCGGCACTATCTCCTGAAGGAGATTCCCGAACGCTATCACGAACTGGTGGACGTCCGTGCCATGGGCGTCGGCGAGCGCATGGTCTTCGAGCCCTACACGCAGGAAGTGTATGAGAAGACCCACCGCTGGATCGCGACGCGGAACCTCTTCGGCGCGGACACACCCCTCGACGAGCCCTACGAGTCCGCGGTGGCGCTGTAGCGGACCATTATCGCCATCTGTTTCGTCGTGTTGCCCGTGTTGTTTCGGTAATTCGGATATCGCACGGAGCCTGCTTGGGCTTGCCATGTAGCTCGAGTCAGTAAATCCTGGAGACGTGTACCGTCGACAAGGTAATCACGTCGAGGGCTACCATGAACGTTTTTCGAGGCATCGGCTACAAGACGATCAAGAGCGTTGCGAGTCCTCTACACTTCTTTGCGTTGTTGATTATCCTGTTGGCCACCATCATTGTGGGGCTTGCTTGGAAATCGACCCTGCCGCCGGATGTCACTGTCCGTATCATCTATGTCGCAGCCGGAATGTTGCTGTTTGTAGTTGTCCTTGTGGCGTTCCTGATTGTCTTCTTTCCACAGAAGCTTACTTTCGATCGGGAAACCCACTTGGCCGTCTTGCGCGAACGACTCGGTGACAGCGAGTTGCCGACGCCATATCAACCAAAGGAACTATCCAAAAGAGCAGCACCGAGGGAGATTACGAGGGAGGAGGATGCGTCATGATTCTCTTGATTTCGTACGATCTCAGCAATCCAGAGAGAGACTACCGTAGTCTATACGATGAAATCAAAACGGCCGACGCATGGTGGCACCACTTGGATTCGACATGGATTGTCAGTACGAAATCCAGTCCGGACGAGTGGCAAGGGCGCCTCCGACAGCACATGGACGATGATGACAGTCTACTGGTCATACAAGTGACCAACAACTATCAGGGTTGGCTACCGGAGCGAGCGTGGAAGTGGCTGAACAAAAGGAATTGGCAAGCAAACACCCTGGTTGCAGACGGCGATTAGGTCCTTCCCGCAACCGAAAACCAGGGCTTCCCGGAGGACCTCATGGCCATCAATGCCGAGGTGACCACCGTGCCGGACACGGACTACAGCCTCATCGACTCCGACGCACACGTGGTGGAGACGGAGCGCACCTGGGAGTTCATGGACCCGGAGGACGAGAAGTACCGCCCGGTGCTTGCGCCCCACCCCACGGACCCGCACGTGCAGTGGTGGATCATCGACGGACAGGCCCGCGGCTTGCGGTTCGTCACCCTCACCGAGGAGGAGATGGCCGAGCGCTCCCGCGTGCAGGGCCGGGACCTCGTCACTCCCATCGGCTCGCGCGAGGACGACGTGGAGCGGCGCCTGCGCCACATGGACCGGCTGGGCATCGACGTCCAGGTGCTGTTCCACACCCTGTGGACGGTGCCCACCACCGACCGCCCCGAGGTGGAGCTGGCGCTGTGCAAAAGCTGGAACCGCTGGGTGGCGGACATGTGGGAACGGGGCAACGGACGTCTCCGGTGGTGCACGGTGCTGCCTCTGATGAGCATGGACGCCTCGCTGGAGCTGCTCCACTGGGCGCACGGACACGGCGCCGTGGGCGTGGCCATCCCGCCCATCCTCGGGCGCAAGCTGCCCATCGATCCCTACTTCCATCCGCTCTACGAGGAGGCGCAGAGTCTCGACATGGTCATCGCCACGCACATCGGCAACGGCAACCAGGACATCGTCGACATCACCAGGCCGGCCTACGACCCCAACGCCTTCGGCCTCATGCGCTTCCGCCTCCTGACCGCCGGCTCGTGCGAGGGGCTGCTGGAGAGCCAGCTTCCGCTCAAGTACCCCGGCCTGCGCTGGGCCTTCATCGAGGCCGGTTCCATGTGGCTGCCCTGGATGCTCCACGAGGCCAAGCGGCGCAGCCTGCAGCGCGGGACGCCCCTGCCCGACGACGTGCTGAAGGAGTTCAACATCTTCGTCACCTGCCAGAACGACGACCAGCTCGGCTACACGTACGAGTGCGGCCCGGACAACATCGTCATCGGCAGCGACTACGGCCACTACGACGGTTCAAGCCAGATGGACGCCCTCCGCGTCATGCGCCAGCGCACGGACGTGGACGAGGAGGTGAAGCGCAAGATCCTGAACGAGAACCCCAGGAGGCTTTGGCGGTTGTAGGAGGGTTCGGTTTCCCGCCTGGATCAGAGCCGCGTCGTCTCGATTTCCAGACCCAGGACGTGCTTGCCGGCCAGCTCGTAGTTGGCTAGGCGCACCTGCTGGTGCTGGCTGATGACGTGGAGGTCCTGGAAGATCCGCTGGATGACGTTGCCCTCGAAGACGGCGGTGGTGCCGGAGAGGTTGTAGAGGGTTTCCACCGCCTGGATCGCCAGCCGGATGCAGTGGGTGGCGGCGAGGCGCAGGCCGAGGCGCCGGTCCAGGGTGAGGGGCTCCGGCGACACGGCCTCCGACCAGAGGGCCCGGACGGCCTCCCGGATGTAGGCGCGCCCCGCGGCGAGCGAGGCCTGGATCTGGCCCACCGCCACCTGCACCGGCGACTGGTCCCGCAGCATCGCCTGCATGGCGTGGGGCGTCTTGGCCCCGGCCAGTTCCAGGAACGCATCGAGACACGCCTGAGCCGCGCCCAGGGACAGCGCGGCGTCGCCCGAGGCGAACAGCAGCACCAGGGCGATCTTGTACAGCGGCCCCGGCTCGCGCACCGGACTTCCGAGCTGGCGGATCACCCGCTCCTCCGGGACGAAGACGCCGTCCACGATGAAGTCGTTGGTGCCGGTGCCGCGCATGCCGCGCACCCGCCAGATGTCCACCACCTCCACGTCCTCGGCCGGC
Proteins encoded:
- a CDS encoding ABC transporter substrate-binding protein: MAKFRIQPHGRLQEWVAEELGYFKDEGLDYEFVFGIVGQQSEKPKEVRHGALEDMKDGRACEVSSACHWMVNVAATGQHGRMWGHAYSVTPSGIFVPPESEIRKPRDLANVDIAVGYHSGSHFSALQALEPILDDSEVKLQFAGRPLDRMARLLERDVPAGNVFGAPMYVLEQQGFRKIVDTTFMIGFLLEPDSDEEDARKYFNALQRAQRDIDMEPERFRHYLLKEIPERYHELVDVRAMGVGERMVFEPYTQEVYEKTHRWIATRNLFGADTPLDEPYESAVAL
- a CDS encoding amidohydrolase family protein codes for the protein MAINAEVTTVPDTDYSLIDSDAHVVETERTWEFMDPEDEKYRPVLAPHPTDPHVQWWIIDGQARGLRFVTLTEEEMAERSRVQGRDLVTPIGSREDDVERRLRHMDRLGIDVQVLFHTLWTVPTTDRPEVELALCKSWNRWVADMWERGNGRLRWCTVLPLMSMDASLELLHWAHGHGAVGVAIPPILGRKLPIDPYFHPLYEEAQSLDMVIATHIGNGNQDIVDITRPAYDPNAFGLMRFRLLTAGSCEGLLESQLPLKYPGLRWAFIEAGSMWLPWMLHEAKRRSLQRGTPLPDDVLKEFNIFVTCQNDDQLGYTYECGPDNIVIGSDYGHYDGSSQMDALRVMRQRTDVDEEVKRKILNENPRRLWRL
- a CDS encoding lamin tail domain-containing protein, encoding MRTGLEHIWRRVFATAIFGLVLGTGYPAWGQTVFINEVHYDNAGADAEERLEIAGPAGTDMNGWKLVLYNGKNGRPYRTVSLEGAIPDQQGGYGTLSFSVNRIENGSPDGVALVNPAGEVIHFMSYEGGFTATAGPAEGLAAKDIGVRESSSTQMGHSLQLRGSGHSLADFTWHGPGQATPGLVNADQNFAAPPGETTDGGHNGAAPVEVVKESR
- a CDS encoding acyl-CoA dehydrogenase family protein, yielding MSSKNHPMLEAARALAPRIRACADRIETERELPQDLFDALSDAGLFKLGLPRSMEGVEIDLPSYVDVLEELGKADASTAWLVNQCSIFATYAARMEHEVARQIWTDTPRCVVANTSMPTAEAVPVPGGYRVTGRHRFSSGSLHASWFAARAWLPEPDGERVQKFLFVPAEDVEVVDIWRVRGMRGTGTNDFIVDGVFVPEERVIRQLGSPVREPGPLYKIALVLLFASGDAALSLGAAQACLDAFLELAGAKTPHAMQAMLRDQSPVQVAVGQIQASLAAGRAYIREAVRALWSEAVSPEPLTLDRRLGLRLAATHCIRLAIQAVETLYNLSGTTAVFEGNVIQRIFQDLHVISQHQQVRLANYELAGKHVLGLEIETTRL
- a CDS encoding TRAP transporter large permease subunit translates to ATISPPFGLSLFVMKGIASPGTTMGDIYRAALPFVGLNLLVMALMILFPALVLWLPGLMN